The window ATTGCGCCGAAGTAGCAATAAATGGCGAGTTACCTTTGGCAATTTCAGCAACCGCTTCAGGAGAACCGTCAACACTCACCAATTTGACATCACGACCAGAGGACTCAATCGCAGCTAACGCACCTAAAGAACCGACATCGTTAACACTGAAAATCCCATTGAGCGTTGGGTTTGCTTGCAACATGTTTTCTGTCACGTTCATTGCGGTATCGCGTTCTTGTTTACCGTTCAATTTAGTTACGATTTTAATATTCGGGTATTCTTTCATCGCCGCTTCAAAGCCGCGAACGCGCTCAAGAATTGGCACAACAGGGATACCATCTAAAATTGCCACTTCGCCTTTGCCGCCTAATGCTTCACCTAAACGTTTACCAGCCATTAAGCCAGCATCATAGTTTTTAGAACCAACGAAAGAGTCAATTGGGCCATTTGCTTGGGCATCAATGGCGATAACTACAACTCCCGCTTTTTTCGCTGCCAGTACAGCCGTTTCAGCACCCACGCTATCTGCCGGGTTAATTAACAGAATATCGATTTTTTTCTGTAACATATCTTCGATATCACTGGTCTGTTTTGATACATCATGAGCCGCATCAGAAATGTATAGTTGTGCGCCCATATCACCCGTTGCGCTCTCTAAGGCTTCTTTCATGGTGACAAAATATTCATTGTTTAATTCTTGAAATGACATGCCCACTGAAACTGGCTTAGCGGTAGCGTTAAATGTCATACCTAAAGTCAGTACACTTGCAACTACAGCTAACTTTTTAAATTTACTCAGCATAAGATGTTCTCCTAAAAGAGCGTTTAATTATATGTAGGGTTTTTACTTATTTAGTGTTTATTTGAATTATCAATTATTACTACCAGTTAAAACATGTTTATGGCTTGATGACGACTTTAATTGAGTCTGCCGATTTCGCCATGACAAAGGCTTCTTCCCAATCATCAATGGAATAGAAGTGAGTAACGATATCATCAGCGCTAACTAAGCCACGGCTAAATAGGTCAATAGCGACTTCATAACTATATGGCCCTAAGTGAGCTCCGCGGATATCGAGTTCTTTGCGGTCACCTATGATTGACCAGTCAACCGTTGTTTCTTTACCAAATACGCTGAATTCCACGAAACGGCCAAGTTTGCGGATCATTTCTAGCCCTTGAGTGACACCAATAGGCGCCCCCGTTGCTTCAATATAAACGTCACAGCCATAGCCTTCCGTCATATCTTTGACTAGCTTAATGGCATCTTCTTTCAGTGGGTTGATAACGACATCTGCACCAAATTTTTTTGCTAATTCAAGGCGTTCATCAATCGCATCAATGACAACCAGTTTTTTCGGTGTTTTTAATTTGGCGACTTGGATCATACACAGCCCTAGTGGGCCTGCACCAGCAATGACGACGACGTCATTTAAATCGATATCACCACGGCGTACAGTGTGGATAGCACAAGCCATTGGCTCAATTAATGCGGCATCTTTATCAGACAGTTCATCAGGGATTTTATGGATAATGGCGCGTTCTGAAAAACGCATATATTCAGCCATACCACCGTCGGCAACTTCTTTTTGGAAACCGTAAATATCATGGGTTTCACACATCCAGTATTTGCCTGATTTACAGAAACGGCATTCCCAACATGGGACAATTTGTTCAGCTAAGATCCGGTCGCCTATTTTTAATTTAAATTTTTCAGCAGAACCTTCACCAAGTTCAGCAACACGTCCGTAAAATTCATGGCCAGGAACAACGGGGGCTTTTATCCATGGATCATCTCCCCAGAACATCTGAGCGCCATCATTGGCTTTGCAGTCGCCAGCACAGATCCCACATCCATCAACTTTAATGACAACTTCTCTAAATCCTGGTGCCGGCCTTTTAATGTTTTCAAAGCGATAATCATGTGGACCATGACAAACAACCGCTTTCATTTTTTCAGGTAGGTTACTCATGTTCTAAGACCTCTTTCTAGTTGTTAACCCTAATGTTGACGTCAACATTAAGCGTTTTTTTATAACGCATTTGCTTTAGTTTTTTAACGCTTAACTATGAACAATGTATGTATGTAAGAAAAATGGTTATTTAATGTTATAGATAAAATAAATTTTTTTTAATATGACGACGTCGTCATTTTTGAAAGTAAGTATCTTAAAAACTAAAATTTGTGATTCAAGCCCTAATTTTAGTCACTTAATTGAGTACTTTCATTGGGAAATGAGACTGCCGAAACTGAATCTGTAACATGATGAAAATCATGATAAAAATCTTAATTCATTCCTTATTTTGTTTTTTTAGAAATGAATATGAAGCCGAGTATAATTATT is drawn from Providencia huaxiensis and contains these coding sequences:
- a CDS encoding ABC transporter substrate-binding protein; this translates as MTFNATAKPVSVGMSFQELNNEYFVTMKEALESATGDMGAQLYISDAAHDVSKQTSDIEDMLQKKIDILLINPADSVGAETAVLAAKKAGVVVIAIDAQANGPIDSFVGSKNYDAGLMAGKRLGEALGGKGEVAILDGIPVVPILERVRGFEAAMKEYPNIKIVTKLNGKQERDTAMNVTENMLQANPTLNGIFSVNDVGSLGALAAIESSGRDVKLVSVDGSPEAVAEIAKGNSPFIATSAQFPRDQVRIGLAMGLAKYWGANVPKEVPIDVKLIDKTNAKDFHW
- a CDS encoding zinc-binding dehydrogenase, giving the protein MSNLPEKMKAVVCHGPHDYRFENIKRPAPGFREVVIKVDGCGICAGDCKANDGAQMFWGDDPWIKAPVVPGHEFYGRVAELGEGSAEKFKLKIGDRILAEQIVPCWECRFCKSGKYWMCETHDIYGFQKEVADGGMAEYMRFSERAIIHKIPDELSDKDAALIEPMACAIHTVRRGDIDLNDVVVIAGAGPLGLCMIQVAKLKTPKKLVVIDAIDERLELAKKFGADVVINPLKEDAIKLVKDMTEGYGCDVYIEATGAPIGVTQGLEMIRKLGRFVEFSVFGKETTVDWSIIGDRKELDIRGAHLGPYSYEVAIDLFSRGLVSADDIVTHFYSIDDWEEAFVMAKSADSIKVVIKP